The following nucleotide sequence is from Oscillospiraceae bacterium.
ATGATCTATTGGGGTTTCCAATATTAGCCAATTTCGGCTTTTCGAATGTTTGAACATTAAAACACTGGTTTTTTGTACGAGCGCCGCATATTTGGCCACATTTTTTTGAAAAAGTTTCGACCGCCTATAGCATTGTCCTCGGTCTTGTGGTATAATTAGCAATTGGAGATCGTTATTTGTCTAACAACCCCCTATTTCTCCCAAATCCCCCGCCCGGGTCTTTGGGGCGGGGCAGGCGACGCAGCAGAACGCAGATGCAGATAAGGAGGCTCATATCATGCCGAACACAAAGACCGTTGTTCCCTTCACCGGGACGGCGGAGCAGGAACAGCGGCTGACGGACGTCATCGCGCGCTACAAGGGACAGTCCGGCGCCGCCATGCCGGTGCTGCAAGGAGCGCAAGAGATCTACGGATACTTGCCGGAGGAAGTCCAAATCAAGGTGGCCGAGGGGCTGGGACTCTCGCTCTCCGAGGTCTATGGAATCGCCTCTTTCTATACGCAGTTCTCCTTGAACCCCAAAGGCCAGATCGAGGTCAACGTCTGTCTGGGCACCGCCTGTTACGTCAGGGGCGCGGGCGAAATTCTGGCCCGCGTCGAACGCAAGCTCGACTGTAAGGCCGGCTCGGTCACGCCGGACGGCAAATTCTCCGTCGACGCCACCCGGTGCATCGGCGCATGCGGTCTGGCCCCTGTCATCGTCGTGGGCGGCGACGTTTACGGCCGGCTTGTGCCCGACGACGTGGACACCATTCTGGACAAATACATGTGAGCCGATGAAAGAACTCTCGCTCCACGTTCTGGACATTGCGGAAAACAGCCTGACGGCCGGCGCCTCCCTCGTCGAGATCTCTCTCGTCGAAGAAGCGGGTCTGCTGACCGTCACAATCCGGGACAACGGCCGCGGCATCCCGCCCGATATCCTGCCCACTGCGGCGGACCCCTTCACCACCACCCGCACCACGCGCCCGGTGGGGCTGGGACTTCCCTTTTGGAAGATGGCCGCCGAACAGACCGGCGGGCGCTTCTCCATCGAGAGCACCGTGGGCGTCGGGACATGCGTCACCGCCGCTTTCGTGTCCGGCCACATCGACACGCCGCCTGTCGGCGACATGTCGGGTACGCTGATCACTTTGGTGCAGGGACATCCCCAGGTGGAGCTCCTCTACACACACCGTGTGGGCGGCGTCGATTTCACGCTGGACACCCGCGTCCTGCGGGACACGCTGGAGGATGTACCGCTCGACAGCCCGGACGTATTGGTCTGGCTGTCGGAGTTCCTTCGGGAAAATCTCGCCGGCTGAGCCGCGGCGGCATATCCGCGGCATATCCGAGGAACGGCAGGAAAATACAGGAATACATATAAGGAGTTGTCGGCATTGAAAACCTTGGCAGAACTCAACGCCATCCGCGACAGAGCGCGCGCCCAGATCGGAGCGCTCCGGGACAGCGGCGAAAACAACACCCGCCTCGTCGTGGGCATGGCCACGTGCGGCATCGCGGCCGGCGCCCGTCCGGTGCTGGCGACCTGCCTTGAGGAGGTCCAGCGGCGCGGTCTCTCCGAACGGGTGACCGTCACGCAGACCGGTTGTATCGGCGTGTGCCGTTTGGAGCCGATCGTCGAGGTCTTTGTTCCCGGCGAGGAGAAGGTCACCTACGTGAACATGACGCCGGAGAAAGTCTCGCAGATCGTGGCGGAACACATTGTGAACGGCCGCGTCAAGATGGAATACACGATAGGCGCCAACCAATGAACCGTCCCGGCGGCCCGCCGCGGGTGAGGCGCGCCGGCTTTCCCCCGGAAAACAGGGGAACAACATCATGCCAAGCGGCATGGGAGGGATAACGCCATGGAACTTGTCAGAAGCCACATTCTGGTGTGCGCCGGCACCGGCTGCAGCTCGTCGGGCAGCGAAAAGATCATCGCCTCACTGGAGGAACACCTGCAGGCGGTCCACCTCGAAAAGGAGGTGCGCGTCATCAAGACCGGGTGCTTTGGTCTGTGCGCGCTGGGCCCCATCGTCGTCGTCTACCCGGAGGGTTCGTTTTATTCCCGCGTCACACCGAGCGACGCGGAGGAGATCGTCAAAGAACACATCTTAAAGGGCCGCGTCGTGCGCCGCCTGCTGTACCAGGAGACGGTGCAGGGGAACGAAATCAAGTCATTGAACGAGACGGGTTTTTACAAAAAACAGCTCCGCATCGCGTTGCGCAACTGCGGCGTTATCAACCCGGAGATCATCGACGAGTACATCGCGTTTGACGGCTACCAAGCCCTCAGCCGCGCGCTCACCGAGCAGACCCCCGGCGAGATCATCGAGACCATCAAAAAGTCCGGCCTGCGCGGACGCGGCGGCGGCGGCTTTCCCACCGGCCTCAAATGGGAATTCGCCTTCAAACAGCCGCCGGGCCAAAAATACGTCTGCTGCAACGCCGACGAGGGCGACCCCGGCGCCTTTATGGATCGCTCCATTTTGGAGGGCGACCCGCACAGTGTCATCGAGGCCATGGCCGTCGCCGGCTACTGCATCGGCGCAAACCAGGGCTATATTTACGTGCGCGCCGAGTACCCCATCGCCGTCGAACGGCTCAAGATCGCCATTGCCCAGGCCAAGGAATACGGGCTGCTGGGCGAACATATCTTCGGCAGCGATTTCTCGTTCGACCTGGAGATCCGCCTCGGCGCCGGCGCCTTCGTCTGCGGCGAAGAGACAGCCCTGATGACTTCCATCGAGGGCCACCGCGGCGAACCGAGACCGCGCCCGCCCTTTCCAGCCGTGAAGGGGCTGTTTGGCAGACCCACTATCCTAAACAATGTGGAGACATACGCCAATATCTCATGGATCCTAAACAACGGCGCCGAGGCGTTCCGCGCCATCGGCACCGAGCGCTCCGCCGGCACAAAGGTGTTCGCCTTGGGTGGCAAGATCGTCAACACCGGTCTCGTCGAGATCCCCATGGGCACCACGATGCGCGAGGTGGTGGAGGAGATCGGCGGCGGCTGCCCGAACGGCAAAGCCTTCAAGGCCGCGCAGACCGGCGGTCCGTCCGGCGGTTGTATCCCCGCCTCGATGATCGACACGCCGATCGAATACGACACGCTGACGGCCATCGGCTCGATGATGGGCTCGGGCGGCATGATCATCATGGACGAGGACAACTGCATGGTCGATATCGCGAAATACTTCCTCGACTTCACGGTGGACGAGTCCTGCGGCAAATGCACCCCCTGCCGCATCGGCACCAAGCGCCTTTACCAGATATTGGAAAAAATAACCAGCGGTCGGGGGACCATGGAAGACCTCGACCTGATGGAGGAGCTTTGTTACCACATCAAGGGCAGTTCTCTGTGCGGCCTGGGCCAGACGGCGCCCAACCCGGTGCTCTCGACGCTCCGCCACTTTCGGCACGAGTACGAGGCCCACGTGCGCGACCGCAAATGCCCGGCCCACGTCTGCAAGGCGCTGATGCGCTACAACATTTTGGAGAATTGCCGCGGCTGCACGGCCTGCGCGCGCGTTTGCCCGGTCTCCGCCATCTCCGGCAAGGTTAAGGAAGTCCATGTCATCGATCAAGACAAGTGCATCAAGTGCGGCGCCTGCCTGGAAAAATGCAAATTCTCGGCCATTGTCAAGGAGTGACCCCGAAGGGGACCAAAGAGATTCGCTAGGAAAGGAGCGCGCCCGTCATGGACACCGTCAAGCTGAAAATCAACAACATCGAGGTGGAGGCGCCCAAAACCGCCACCATTTTGGAAGCCGCGCGTCTCGTGGGCATTGAGATTCCCACGCTGTGTTATATGCGCAACATCAACGCCATCGGCGCCTGCCGCATCTGTGTGGTGGAGGTCAAGGGCGCCCGTTCGCTGATCGCCGCCTGCGTATACCCCGTGTCTGAGGGTATGGAGGTATTCACAAACACCGGCGCCGTGATCCGGGCCCGGAAGAACACGTTGGAACTCATCCTTTCGAACCATCGGATGGACTGTCTGACCTGCCTGCGCAACCAAAACTGTGAGCTGCAGAAGCTGGCCAGCGACTTCGGCATCCAAGAGGTGCGCTTTCACTCCGACAACATGCAGCCGCAGATCGAGAACTCCTCGCTGCATCTCGTACGCGACAACTCCAAGTGCATCCTCTGCCGCCGTTGCGTGGCCGTCTGCAAAAATGCCCAGTCCGTGGCCGTCATCGGCCCCAACGACCGGGGGTTCGAAACACATATCTCCTGCGCTTTCGATCGCAATCTGGACGAGACCGCCTGCGTCTCCTGCGGCCAATGCATCACAGTCTGCCCCACCGGCGCGCTCACCGAGAAAGACGACACCGAAAAAGTCTGGACGGCGCTCGCCGACCCGAAAAAACATGTCGTCGTGGGCGTGGCGCCCTCGATCCGCGTGACGCTGGGCGAGGCTTTCAAGATGCACATCGGCAGCAATGTCCAGGGCAAGATGGTGGCGGCACTCCGGCGCATCGGTTTCGACGGTGTGTTTGACGTCGATGTAACGGCGGATCTCACGATCATGGAGGAGGGCGCCGAATTTTTGAAGCGGTTCGAATCGGGTCACGACCTGCCGCTCATCACCTCATGCAGCCCCGGGTGGATCCGTTTCTGCGAGCAGTACTACCCGGAGTTTATCCCGAACCTCTCCACCTGTAAATCGCCGCAGCAGATGTTCGGCGCGATGATGAAGACCTACTACGCCAAAAAGATGAACCTCGACCCCGCCGACATCTTCACGGTGGGCATCATGCCCTGCACCGCGAAAAAGTTTGAGATCCGTCGGGAGGACCAACAGGCGGTGCCCGGCCTGTACGACATCGACGTGGCCCTCACAACGCGTGAGCTGGCCCGCATGATCTCCCGCACCGGTATGTACTTCCCGCACCTGCCCGACGAGGATTTTGACCCCGCCTTCGGCATTTCCACCGGCGCCGGCACCATCTTCGGCGCCAGCGGCGGCGTCATGGAGGCGGCGCTGCGGACGGTGGCGGAGCTCGTGACCGGTCAGCCGCTGAGGAGTCTGGACTTCATGGAAGTCAGGGGCATGGAGGGCATCAAAGAGGCCTCCTTTACGCTCGGTGGGAAGACCGTGCGCGCCGCCGTCGCCTCTGGACTGTCCAACTGCCGCCGGCTGCTGGATCGAATCAAGTCCGGCGAGGTCTCTTACGACATTGTCGAGATGATGGCCTGCCCCGGCGGCTGCATCAACGGCGGCGGCCAGCCGATTCAGCCGGCCGTAGTTCGCAACTTCGTCAGTCTGCGCGAGCGCCGCGCGGCCGCTCTTTATGAGCAGGACAAGCACATGCCGCTGCGCAAGAGCCACGAGAACCCACTGGTAAAGCGTCTCTACGACGAAGTGATGGACGGCAAACCGGGCAGCCACAACGCCCACAAATGGCTCCACACCACCTACCGCGCCCGTCCGAAATACCCGACGACGAAATAGTCGACAATTATTTTTTCTTCATGCAGCGAAAAACGGCCCGGAACCGACCAGCCTTGTGGCTGCTTCGGTTCCGGGTCGTTTGTTTGTGCCGAAACTATTCTTCTGTTTCCCTGCTTGGGAAGGTCTCGACGTACCGTTTGAAAAGCATGGCCGTCTCGGCGCGGGTGGACGTACCCTTCGGTGCGGCGGTGCTGTCTGTCCGACCCTGCACAATCCCCTCCTCGACGGCCCATTTCATGGCGTCCAGCGCCCAATCGGAAATTTGCTGTGCATCGCCGTACCTGGACAAGTCCGCCGCCGCGCTGACATTTTGCCCCTTGCTCTTGGCATAGCGGTACAAAATCGTCACGGCCTGCTCACGGGTGACGGCGTCGTCCGGACCGAAGGCGCCGTTTGCGTATCCGTCCACAACGTGATTTTGACTGGCCCAAAGAATGGCGTCGGAGTACCATGTCCCTCCCTTGACATCCGGGAAAGGCCTGTTTCCGCTCACCGCCGGTTTGTCCTCCAGCCGGTACAGCGTTGGCGCGTGTCATGGTGGCGCCGGGGGAGAATCTGTCGGCGGCCGTGCCGTTCATCAAGCCGCGCTCAGTGACAAACTGCACCGCGTCGTGGAACCAATCGGCGTCGGCCGCGTCCTTATATGGGTTGAGCCCGTCCTCCGAATCCTCCGCCAACGGCGGCGTGGTGGGGAGTACAATTTCGGACGACCGAGAAACAACGCCCGGATTGCCGTCGCCCGAGCTGCCCGTGTATACCCAGTGTGCGTAAATCGTGGCGTCGGCGGCAAATACGGTGTCGACCGTTATCTGTGTGCCGTCGCTCTTGGCTGTAAACCAACCGTCGAAACGGTAATCGCCCTCCCTTGAGGGTATCGGCAGAGAGGCCAATTTACCGTCTGTTCCGGTCTGCGCGGTCGATGCGACGACAGTGCCGCCGTTCGGGTCAAAGGTCACGGTATGGGCGGGCATATACTGTGGGACAAAGACAAATGTGTCAACTCCGAACAAACTATATCATACATGCGGTCTTTATTCAAGCTTTTTGCACATCACGGCACAAAAATCCGGAATCGGCGACAACCGCCTTCCGCCAGGTTTCGGCCAGACGGAGGAGGGTCCGGGCGGCGTTGGCGGGGCTGGTCATTTGTCTGCACATTCCGGATGCCGGCATCCGACGAGCCTGTGATCTCGCAGCTGGCCACCATGTCCCACAGTGCGACACCGAGCACACGCAGCAGGGCTTTCCTGCCTTCGACATCCTCCGCGGCCGGCGGCGCGTCCGCACCGGCCATCAGAGCCATGAGCGGCCAGAACCGATTGCGCAGATGTCCGTAATAAATCTGCTGCAGGTCATCGCCCCGGAGTATAAGGCCGTCCTATTCGGCAAGGCGGGCGAGAGATGATTTTTCGCGTGGAAACCGTTGCTTTTTTAGGGTTTTTGTGCTATATTACTATCGTCAAGATCATGAAAGGCGGGGACGACGAATATGGAAAAGGTATATGACATCAGCGAAATCCGCAGGGCGTTACGCCCGGTGTTTGCGGAATACCCAGTCTATTCCGCGACCCTTTTCGGCTCCTACGCCAAAGGCAAAGCAACCGAACAGAGCGATGTGGATATTGTAATCGACAGCCGCGGGCAGCTTTTGAATATGGATTTTTACGGTGTACTGGACAAAATCACCGAACGGCTCGGCAAATCGGTGGACTTGTTTGAGATATCAGAAATTCACAATCCATCGCCCATCTATGCGGACATCCAAAAGGAAGGGGTATTGCTTTATGACCG
It contains:
- a CDS encoding NAD(P)H-dependent oxidoreductase subunit E — protein: MPNTKTVVPFTGTAEQEQRLTDVIARYKGQSGAAMPVLQGAQEIYGYLPEEVQIKVAEGLGLSLSEVYGIASFYTQFSLNPKGQIEVNVCLGTACYVRGAGEILARVERKLDCKAGSVTPDGKFSVDATRCIGACGLAPVIVVGGDVYGRLVPDDVDTILDKYM
- a CDS encoding sensor histidine kinase, whose protein sequence is MKELSLHVLDIAENSLTAGASLVEISLVEEAGLLTVTIRDNGRGIPPDILPTAADPFTTTRTTRPVGLGLPFWKMAAEQTGGRFSIESTVGVGTCVTAAFVSGHIDTPPVGDMSGTLITLVQGHPQVELLYTHRVGGVDFTLDTRVLRDTLEDVPLDSPDVLVWLSEFLRENLAG
- a CDS encoding (2Fe-2S) ferredoxin domain-containing protein, which encodes MKTLAELNAIRDRARAQIGALRDSGENNTRLVVGMATCGIAAGARPVLATCLEEVQRRGLSERVTVTQTGCIGVCRLEPIVEVFVPGEEKVTYVNMTPEKVSQIVAEHIVNGRVKMEYTIGANQ
- a CDS encoding NADH-quinone oxidoreductase subunit NuoF — protein: MELVRSHILVCAGTGCSSSGSEKIIASLEEHLQAVHLEKEVRVIKTGCFGLCALGPIVVVYPEGSFYSRVTPSDAEEIVKEHILKGRVVRRLLYQETVQGNEIKSLNETGFYKKQLRIALRNCGVINPEIIDEYIAFDGYQALSRALTEQTPGEIIETIKKSGLRGRGGGGFPTGLKWEFAFKQPPGQKYVCCNADEGDPGAFMDRSILEGDPHSVIEAMAVAGYCIGANQGYIYVRAEYPIAVERLKIAIAQAKEYGLLGEHIFGSDFSFDLEIRLGAGAFVCGEETALMTSIEGHRGEPRPRPPFPAVKGLFGRPTILNNVETYANISWILNNGAEAFRAIGTERSAGTKVFALGGKIVNTGLVEIPMGTTMREVVEEIGGGCPNGKAFKAAQTGGPSGGCIPASMIDTPIEYDTLTAIGSMMGSGGMIIMDEDNCMVDIAKYFLDFTVDESCGKCTPCRIGTKRLYQILEKITSGRGTMEDLDLMEELCYHIKGSSLCGLGQTAPNPVLSTLRHFRHEYEAHVRDRKCPAHVCKALMRYNILENCRGCTACARVCPVSAISGKVKEVHVIDQDKCIKCGACLEKCKFSAIVKE
- a CDS encoding [FeFe] hydrogenase, group A, with amino-acid sequence MDTVKLKINNIEVEAPKTATILEAARLVGIEIPTLCYMRNINAIGACRICVVEVKGARSLIAACVYPVSEGMEVFTNTGAVIRARKNTLELILSNHRMDCLTCLRNQNCELQKLASDFGIQEVRFHSDNMQPQIENSSLHLVRDNSKCILCRRCVAVCKNAQSVAVIGPNDRGFETHISCAFDRNLDETACVSCGQCITVCPTGALTEKDDTEKVWTALADPKKHVVVGVAPSIRVTLGEAFKMHIGSNVQGKMVAALRRIGFDGVFDVDVTADLTIMEEGAEFLKRFESGHDLPLITSCSPGWIRFCEQYYPEFIPNLSTCKSPQQMFGAMMKTYYAKKMNLDPADIFTVGIMPCTAKKFEIRREDQQAVPGLYDIDVALTTRELARMISRTGMYFPHLPDEDFDPAFGISTGAGTIFGASGGVMEAALRTVAELVTGQPLRSLDFMEVRGMEGIKEASFTLGGKTVRAAVASGLSNCRRLLDRIKSGEVSYDIVEMMACPGGCINGGGQPIQPAVVRNFVSLRERRAAALYEQDKHMPLRKSHENPLVKRLYDEVMDGKPGSHNAHKWLHTTYRARPKYPTTK
- a CDS encoding S-layer homology domain-containing protein, whose protein sequence is MSGNRPFPDVKGGTWYSDAILWASQNHVVDGYANGAFGPDDAVTREQAVTILYRYAKSKGQNVSAAADLSRYGDAQQISDWALDAMKWAVEEGIVQGRTDSTAAPKGTSTRAETAMLFKRYVETFPSRETEE
- a CDS encoding nucleotidyltransferase domain-containing protein; amino-acid sequence: MEKVYDISEIRRALRPVFAEYPVYSATLFGSYAKGKATEQSDVDIVIDSRGQLLNMDFYGVLDKITERLGKSVDLFEISEIHNPSPIYADIQKEGVLLYDRQG